In a single window of the Pongo abelii isolate AG06213 chromosome 1, NHGRI_mPonAbe1-v2.0_pri, whole genome shotgun sequence genome:
- the RCC1 gene encoding regulator of chromosome condensation isoform X6: MSPKRIAKRRSPPADAVPKSKKVKDARAAASRRVPGARSCQVSHRSHSTEPGLVLTLGQGDVGQLGLGENVMERKKPALVSIPEDVVQAEAGGMHTVCLSKSGQVYSFGCNDEGALGRDTSVEGSEMVPGKVELQEKVVQVSAGDSHTAALTEDGRVFLWGSFRDNNGVIGLLEPMKKSMVPVQVQLDVPVVKVASGNDHLVMLTADGNLYTLGCGEQGQLGRVPELFANRGGRQGLERLLVPKCVMLKSRGSRGHVRFQDAFCGAYFTFAISHEGHVYGFGLSNYHQLGTPGTESCFIPQNLTSFKNSTKSWVGFSGGQHHTVCMDSEGKAYSLGRAEYGRLGLGEGAEEKSIPTLISRLPAVSSVACGASVGYAVTKDGRVFAWGMGTNYQLGTGQDEDAWSPVEMTGKQLENRVVLSVSSGGQHTVLLVKDKEQS, translated from the exons TCTCGCACAGGTCCCACAGCACAGAACCCGGCTTGGTGCTGACACTAGGCCAGGGCGACGTGGGCCAGCTGGGGCTGGGTGAGAATGTGATGGAGAGGAAGAAGCCGGCCCTGGTATCCATTCCAGAGGATGTTGtgcaggctgaggctgggggcatGCACACCGTGTGTCTAAGCAAAAGTGGCCAG GTCTATTCCTTCGGCTGCAATGATGAGGGTGCCCTGGGAAGGGACACATCAGTGGAGGGTTCGGAGATGGTCCCTGGGAAAGTGGAGCTGCAAGAGAAGGTGGTACAGGTGTCAGCAGGAGACAGTCACACAGCAGCCCTCACTGAGGATGGCCGTGTCTTCCTCTGGGGCTCCTTCCGG GACAATAACGGTGTGATTGGGCTGTTGGAGCCCATGAAGAAGAGCATGGTGCCCGTGCAGGTGCAGCTGGATGTGCCTGTGGTAAAGGTGGCCTCAG GAAACGACCACTTGGTGATGCTGACAGCTGATGGTAACCTCTACACCTTGGGCTGCGGGGAACAGGGCCAGCTAGGCCGTGTGCCTGAGTTATTTGCCAACCGTGGTGGCCGGCAAGGCCTTG AACGGCTCCTGGTCCCCAAGTGTGTGATGCTGAAATCCAGGGGAAGCCGGGGCCACGTGAGATTCCAGGATGCCTTTTGTGGTGCCTATTTCACCTTTGCCATCTCCCATGAGGGCCACGTGTACGGCTTTGGCCTCTCCAACTACCATCAGCTTG GAACTCCGGGCACAGAATCTTGCTTCATACCCCAGAACCTAACATCCTTCAAGAATTCCACCAAGTCCTGGGTGGGCTTCTCTGGTGGCCAGCACCATACAGTCTGCATGGATTCGGAAG gaAAAGCATACAGCCTGGGCCGGGCTGAGTATGGGCGGCTGGGCCTTGGAGAGGGTGCTGAGGAGAAGAGCATACCCACCCTCATCTCCAGGCTGCCTGCAGTCTCCTCAGTGGCTTGTGGGGCCTCTGTGGGGTATGCTGTGACCAAGGATG GTCGTGTTTTTGCCTGGGGCATGGGCACCAACTACCAGCTGGGCACAGGGCAGGATGAGGACGCCTGGAGCCCTGTGGAGATGACGGGCAAACAGCTGGAGAACCGTGTGGTCTTATCTGTGTCCAGCGGGGGCCAGCATACAGTCTTATTAGTCAAGGACAAGGAACAGAGCTGA
- the RCC1 gene encoding regulator of chromosome condensation isoform X7 codes for MSPKRIAKRRSPPADAVPKSKKVKVSHRSHSTEPGLVLTLGQGDVGQLGLGENVMERKKPALVSIPEDVVQAEAGGMHTVCLSKSGQVYSFGCNDEGALGRDTSVEGSEMVPGKVELQEKVVQVSAGDSHTAALTEDGRVFLWGSFRDNNGVIGLLEPMKKSMVPVQVQLDVPVVKVASGNDHLVMLTADGNLYTLGCGEQGQLGRVPELFANRGGRQGLERLLVPKCVMLKSRGSRGHVRFQDAFCGAYFTFAISHEGHVYGFGLSNYHQLGTPGTESCFIPQNLTSFKNSTKSWVGFSGGQHHTVCMDSEGKAYSLGRAEYGRLGLGEGAEEKSIPTLISRLPAVSSVACGASVGYAVTKDGRVFAWGMGTNYQLGTGQDEDAWSPVEMTGKQLENRVVLSVSSGGQHTVLLVKDKEQS; via the exons TCTCGCACAGGTCCCACAGCACAGAACCCGGCTTGGTGCTGACACTAGGCCAGGGCGACGTGGGCCAGCTGGGGCTGGGTGAGAATGTGATGGAGAGGAAGAAGCCGGCCCTGGTATCCATTCCAGAGGATGTTGtgcaggctgaggctgggggcatGCACACCGTGTGTCTAAGCAAAAGTGGCCAG GTCTATTCCTTCGGCTGCAATGATGAGGGTGCCCTGGGAAGGGACACATCAGTGGAGGGTTCGGAGATGGTCCCTGGGAAAGTGGAGCTGCAAGAGAAGGTGGTACAGGTGTCAGCAGGAGACAGTCACACAGCAGCCCTCACTGAGGATGGCCGTGTCTTCCTCTGGGGCTCCTTCCGG GACAATAACGGTGTGATTGGGCTGTTGGAGCCCATGAAGAAGAGCATGGTGCCCGTGCAGGTGCAGCTGGATGTGCCTGTGGTAAAGGTGGCCTCAG GAAACGACCACTTGGTGATGCTGACAGCTGATGGTAACCTCTACACCTTGGGCTGCGGGGAACAGGGCCAGCTAGGCCGTGTGCCTGAGTTATTTGCCAACCGTGGTGGCCGGCAAGGCCTTG AACGGCTCCTGGTCCCCAAGTGTGTGATGCTGAAATCCAGGGGAAGCCGGGGCCACGTGAGATTCCAGGATGCCTTTTGTGGTGCCTATTTCACCTTTGCCATCTCCCATGAGGGCCACGTGTACGGCTTTGGCCTCTCCAACTACCATCAGCTTG GAACTCCGGGCACAGAATCTTGCTTCATACCCCAGAACCTAACATCCTTCAAGAATTCCACCAAGTCCTGGGTGGGCTTCTCTGGTGGCCAGCACCATACAGTCTGCATGGATTCGGAAG gaAAAGCATACAGCCTGGGCCGGGCTGAGTATGGGCGGCTGGGCCTTGGAGAGGGTGCTGAGGAGAAGAGCATACCCACCCTCATCTCCAGGCTGCCTGCAGTCTCCTCAGTGGCTTGTGGGGCCTCTGTGGGGTATGCTGTGACCAAGGATG GTCGTGTTTTTGCCTGGGGCATGGGCACCAACTACCAGCTGGGCACAGGGCAGGATGAGGACGCCTGGAGCCCTGTGGAGATGACGGGCAAACAGCTGGAGAACCGTGTGGTCTTATCTGTGTCCAGCGGGGGCCAGCATACAGTCTTATTAGTCAAGGACAAGGAACAGAGCTGA